The proteins below are encoded in one region of Chryseobacterium wanjuense:
- a CDS encoding 2TM domain-containing protein: MENIDKDDIRYREAERRVKKIKNFYVFTFIYFAVNIFILFLNYRGLKPNESIWRLKYFSLPLFWGIGVMGYGMSVFLPGFVLGNKWEEKKIKELMEKEKSSK; the protein is encoded by the coding sequence ATGGAAAATATTGACAAAGATGATATCAGATACAGAGAAGCGGAACGAAGGGTGAAAAAAATTAAGAATTTCTATGTCTTTACATTCATTTATTTCGCTGTGAATATTTTTATCCTGTTCTTGAATTACAGAGGATTGAAACCTAACGAAAGCATTTGGCGGTTAAAATATTTCTCACTTCCGTTGTTTTGGGGAATCGGAGTCATGGGTTACGGAATGAGTGTGTTTCTACCCGGATTTGTGTTAGGAAATAAATGGGAAGAAAAGAAAATTAAAGAGCTGATGGAGAAGGAAAAAAGCTCTAAATAA
- a CDS encoding type II toxin-antitoxin system RelE/ParE family toxin codes for MKYFDTIFLEEAERFISKLDNKSARKIIYNIDLAEQTNDPKLFKKISDEIWEFRSKYLGNQYRLLAFWDKRDHKNTLVIATHGFVKKDQKVPQKEIDKAKKIREIYLK; via the coding sequence GTGAAATATTTCGATACTATATTTTTGGAAGAAGCTGAAAGGTTTATTTCAAAATTAGATAATAAATCGGCACGTAAAATAATTTATAATATTGATTTGGCGGAGCAGACCAATGACCCAAAATTATTTAAAAAAATAAGTGATGAAATTTGGGAGTTCAGATCCAAATATTTAGGAAATCAATATAGATTATTAGCTTTTTGGGACAAAAGAGATCATAAAAATACCTTAGTAATCGCTACTCATGGATTTGTAAAAAAGGATCAGAAAGTGCCTCAAAAAGAAATAGATAAAGCAAAGAAAATAAGGGAAATTTATTTAAAATAA
- a CDS encoding carboxy terminal-processing peptidase produces the protein MWKNFKLNKFLLLIPLTSLMFCFNSPQNDDEKMQTIMVSVKNTLSYLHYSPKPINDAYSKDVYKHYFELVDPAKRYFLQSDMDEFSKHENKLDDYINVGDLTFYKLTIDRLYQRVDEIDKMTQDIFSKPINLEEDEALTLEPKLKKVPVNKQEQYNEWKKFIKYNILQEIESMNSKEEAQKEKKDSVQKYNLKDTIKYQPLNQEAKIKKATNEVKDLVKETFTRFKKRKKMDWFTVYMNAYTEVFDPHTNYYSPKDKEDFDTNFTGKVIGIGAIIQEKKGNLYLGALTIGAPAWKSKQLSEGDKILKVKSKPKEDAVNVVGMLSDEAVRLIRGEKGTPVTLTVQKKDGTIKDVTMIREEVAIEDTFARSIVVNSPNGKKYGFINLPSFNADFENPNGRNASDDIKNEVLKLKEQNIEGIVLDLRNNGGGSLTEVGDIMGLFMNAGPYVQVKDGNGKIQTLKNKNDVPIWTGPLVIMQNELSASASEILAGVMQDYGRAMVIGSPQSFGKGTVQTFVDLNRFLNTEDDFGSLKLTIQKFYRITGESTQRKGIVSDIQMKDFFTYAEIGERYDEFALAWDKIPATNFQKLNYFDIKALEAKSTGRMAKNNNYQLLLESAQWREKLDKEETITLNINKFNELMKQRKAQIEKFKVLTKFDNGLKFMMYPSEIEREKKDEAFKKKSEMWIKNLRKDTYLQEAMNIIADMSVKS, from the coding sequence ATGTGGAAAAATTTTAAACTAAATAAATTTTTACTCCTAATTCCATTAACAAGTCTAATGTTTTGTTTCAACTCGCCACAGAATGATGACGAAAAGATGCAGACGATAATGGTGAGCGTAAAGAATACACTTTCTTATTTGCATTATAGCCCAAAGCCAATCAATGATGCTTATTCTAAGGACGTTTACAAGCATTATTTTGAGTTGGTAGACCCGGCAAAAAGATACTTTTTACAGTCGGATATGGATGAGTTCAGCAAGCATGAAAATAAGCTTGATGATTATATCAACGTAGGAGACCTTACCTTTTATAAACTGACGATCGACAGATTGTATCAAAGAGTGGACGAAATTGATAAGATGACTCAGGATATCTTCAGCAAGCCGATTAATCTTGAAGAAGATGAGGCATTAACGCTTGAGCCGAAGCTGAAAAAAGTACCTGTAAACAAACAGGAACAGTACAACGAGTGGAAAAAATTCATCAAATACAATATTCTTCAGGAAATTGAATCGATGAACAGCAAGGAAGAAGCTCAGAAAGAGAAGAAAGATTCTGTTCAGAAATACAATTTAAAAGATACCATTAAATATCAGCCTTTAAACCAGGAAGCGAAGATTAAAAAAGCAACCAATGAGGTGAAAGATCTTGTAAAAGAGACATTTACGAGGTTTAAAAAGAGAAAGAAGATGGATTGGTTTACAGTCTATATGAATGCTTATACTGAAGTTTTCGACCCGCATACCAACTATTATTCTCCAAAAGATAAAGAAGATTTTGATACTAATTTTACAGGAAAAGTTATCGGAATCGGAGCCATTATTCAGGAGAAAAAAGGGAACCTGTATTTGGGAGCCTTAACGATCGGTGCACCGGCATGGAAATCCAAGCAGCTTTCTGAAGGGGATAAAATTTTAAAAGTAAAATCTAAGCCGAAAGAAGATGCCGTAAACGTTGTAGGAATGCTTTCTGACGAAGCCGTACGTTTGATCAGAGGGGAAAAGGGAACACCAGTTACTTTAACGGTTCAGAAAAAAGACGGAACCATCAAAGACGTTACCATGATTCGTGAAGAAGTAGCTATTGAAGATACTTTTGCAAGAAGTATTGTGGTAAATTCTCCGAACGGTAAAAAATACGGTTTCATCAATTTACCAAGCTTCAATGCTGATTTTGAGAACCCTAACGGAAGAAATGCTTCAGATGATATCAAAAATGAAGTTCTTAAACTGAAAGAACAAAACATCGAAGGAATTGTGTTGGATTTAAGAAATAATGGAGGTGGATCATTAACGGAAGTTGGTGACATCATGGGACTTTTCATGAATGCAGGACCTTATGTTCAGGTAAAAGATGGAAACGGAAAAATTCAGACCTTAAAAAATAAAAACGATGTTCCGATCTGGACAGGGCCACTTGTAATTATGCAAAACGAACTTTCTGCTTCTGCTTCTGAAATTTTGGCAGGAGTAATGCAGGATTACGGCAGAGCGATGGTCATTGGGTCGCCTCAGTCTTTTGGTAAAGGAACAGTTCAGACTTTTGTGGATCTAAACAGATTCTTAAATACAGAAGATGATTTCGGATCTTTAAAGCTTACCATCCAGAAATTCTATAGAATCACCGGAGAATCTACTCAGAGAAAAGGTATTGTTTCAGATATTCAGATGAAAGATTTCTTCACCTATGCTGAAATCGGAGAAAGATATGATGAGTTTGCTTTAGCTTGGGATAAAATTCCTGCTACAAACTTCCAGAAACTGAATTATTTTGATATCAAAGCTTTAGAAGCTAAGAGTACAGGCAGAATGGCTAAAAACAACAATTACCAGCTGTTATTGGAGTCTGCTCAGTGGAGAGAAAAGCTGGATAAGGAAGAAACCATTACGCTTAATATCAATAAGTTTAATGAATTGATGAAGCAGAGAAAAGCTCAGATCGAGAAATTCAAAGTATTGACAAAATTTGATAACGGCTTAAAATTCATGATGTATCCTTCAGAAATCGAAAGGGAGAAAAAAGATGAAGCATTCAAGAAAAAATCTGAAATGTGGATCAAAAACCTTAGAAAAGATACTTACCTTCAGGAAGCAATGAATATTATTGCAGACATGAGTGTAAAATCTTAA
- a CDS encoding 2TM domain-containing protein, translated as MKRKGIIILLWISLGTALFFFFVFNDEKTFKNFALTLLVSTMYSFILGFGNALINDFLNKKFPWSETTRTRAILSVISILIANFILVYFCNYMNFVVIQKTATTEEFFSSKYNTSNWFMINIALLISAFLHAKSFMEELRKTSKKEVVEQKLIAKSANAQFESLKNQLDPHFLFNSLNVLSSLIDENPKQAQKFTASMSKIYRYVLEQKDKELVTVEDELEFAKTYCDLLKTRFEDSVDFVFDVKKEDYRRFVVPLSLQLLLENCIKHNFATSSKPLIIKIFSENDTLCIENNLQVREQIKESSGIGLANIVQRYSLLTKRNVFIEKSEDYFKVKLPVLADKPNVVSVKIEDKDKAYERAQKRVKEIKSFYGNLISYCIIIPFLMIINLTTNPKNIWFYFPMLGWGIGLAAHGMSVFAIGKSWEEKKIREILEKQNKR; from the coding sequence ATGAAACGTAAAGGCATAATAATATTACTGTGGATATCGCTGGGAACGGCTTTGTTTTTCTTTTTTGTTTTTAATGACGAAAAGACTTTTAAAAACTTTGCGCTTACCCTTTTGGTTTCCACGATGTATTCGTTTATTCTTGGCTTCGGAAATGCTTTGATTAACGATTTTCTCAACAAAAAGTTCCCCTGGTCTGAAACAACGAGAACGAGGGCAATTTTAAGTGTGATCTCGATTCTGATTGCCAATTTTATTTTAGTGTACTTCTGCAACTATATGAATTTTGTAGTGATCCAGAAGACGGCGACGACAGAAGAGTTTTTTTCGAGCAAATACAACACTTCCAATTGGTTCATGATCAATATTGCACTGCTGATCTCGGCTTTCCTGCACGCAAAAAGTTTCATGGAAGAGCTTCGGAAAACCTCCAAAAAAGAGGTGGTAGAGCAGAAATTGATTGCAAAATCGGCCAACGCACAATTTGAAAGCCTTAAAAACCAGCTTGATCCGCATTTTTTGTTTAATTCTTTAAATGTTTTAAGCTCATTAATTGATGAAAATCCGAAACAGGCGCAGAAGTTTACAGCTTCAATGTCAAAGATTTACAGATACGTTTTGGAACAGAAAGACAAGGAATTAGTTACTGTAGAAGACGAGCTGGAATTTGCAAAAACCTATTGTGATCTGCTGAAAACCAGATTCGAAGACAGTGTAGATTTTGTTTTTGATGTTAAAAAAGAAGATTACAGGAGATTTGTGGTGCCGTTGTCACTACAATTGCTGTTGGAAAACTGTATCAAGCATAATTTTGCCACATCTTCAAAACCACTGATCATAAAAATCTTTTCTGAAAATGATACACTTTGCATAGAGAATAATCTGCAGGTAAGAGAACAAATAAAAGAAAGCTCAGGCATCGGTTTGGCGAATATTGTTCAGCGATATTCTTTGCTTACGAAACGAAATGTTTTCATCGAAAAATCCGAAGATTATTTTAAAGTAAAACTTCCGGTATTGGCAGATAAACCAAACGTTGTGAGTGTAAAAATAGAAGATAAAGATAAAGCCTACGAAAGAGCACAGAAAAGGGTAAAGGAAATCAAGAGTTTTTATGGAAACCTTATTTCTTACTGTATTATCATTCCTTTTTTGATGATCATTAATTTAACGACAAACCCAAAAAACATTTGGTTTTATTTTCCGATGCTGGGTTGGGGAATTGGCTTGGCAGCCCACGGGATGAGTGTTTTTGCCATTGGTAAAAGCTGGGAAGAAAAAAAGATCCGGGAAATTTTAGAAAAACAAAACAAACGATAA
- a CDS encoding superoxide dismutase family protein has protein sequence MNSKTLALLAGCALFAVSCGTTKTYQVLSKSNTQTGGTAKFTQKGDEVIMKLDVTNLTPGIHAVHIHEKGDCSAADGTSTGGHWNPAKDDHGKWGAEHFHMGDIGNLVANQEGVATLTFKTDKWCLGCADESKNIIGKGLIVHAAADDFHTQPTGNAGGRVGCVEIK, from the coding sequence ATGAATAGTAAAACATTAGCATTATTAGCCGGATGTGCGCTATTTGCTGTTTCTTGCGGAACAACAAAAACGTACCAAGTCCTGTCTAAAAGCAACACACAAACAGGAGGAACGGCAAAGTTTACTCAGAAAGGAGATGAAGTTATCATGAAATTGGATGTAACGAACCTTACTCCGGGAATCCATGCCGTACATATTCATGAGAAAGGCGACTGTTCTGCAGCAGACGGAACCTCAACCGGAGGACACTGGAATCCTGCAAAAGACGACCACGGAAAATGGGGCGCCGAGCATTTCCACATGGGAGATATCGGTAACCTGGTGGCCAATCAGGAAGGAGTGGCTACTTTGACATTTAAGACTGATAAATGGTGCCTTGGATGCGCAGACGAATCTAAAAACATCATCGGAAAAGGTCTTATTGTACACGCTGCAGCAGACGATTTCCATACTCAGCCAACAGGAAATGCCGGAGGAAGAGTGGGTTGTGTAGAAATTAAATAA
- a CDS encoding 2TM domain-containing protein: METTSFNKENLAYERATRRVKELKGFYGNLTSYCLVIPFLVFLNLLTSPDQLWFYWPMLGWGIGLVAHGINTFGIGRNWEEKKIRELMEEERKNTKTL, translated from the coding sequence ATGGAAACTACATCATTCAACAAAGAAAATCTTGCATACGAAAGAGCAACAAGAAGAGTAAAAGAATTGAAAGGATTCTACGGAAATCTTACTTCATATTGCCTGGTTATTCCGTTTTTAGTGTTTCTTAATCTTTTGACTTCTCCAGATCAATTATGGTTTTACTGGCCGATGCTGGGTTGGGGAATAGGTCTTGTCGCACACGGAATCAATACTTTCGGAATCGGAAGAAACTGGGAAGAGAAAAAGATCAGAGAATTAATGGAAGAAGAAAGAAAAAATACAAAAACACTTTAA
- a CDS encoding methyltransferase family protein, with translation MNTLGIIFTISMIAWFLSEFLYKNILKSGEKDKKGKDKSTLNLLWIAIPLSVALAVTFSYITEFPITNELWILYVGEAFILIGIILRVFIIRSLGKYFTVDVTIRENHKIKKEGFYKYLRHPSYSFSLLTSLGLGLYLNNWLSLLFAFIPPFVAFSYRIRIEERTLIEQFGEEYLEYRRKTKKLIPFMY, from the coding sequence ATGAATACTTTAGGAATCATATTTACCATTTCAATGATTGCCTGGTTTTTGAGTGAATTTCTATACAAAAACATTTTAAAATCCGGTGAAAAAGATAAAAAAGGCAAGGACAAATCTACCCTTAATCTTTTGTGGATCGCGATTCCGCTTTCGGTTGCACTGGCGGTCACATTTTCTTACATCACTGAATTCCCGATTACAAATGAACTCTGGATTTTATATGTAGGCGAAGCATTTATTCTTATTGGAATTATTTTAAGGGTTTTCATTATCAGGTCTTTAGGAAAATATTTCACGGTGGATGTTACGATCAGGGAAAATCACAAAATCAAAAAAGAAGGCTTTTACAAATATCTGAGACATCCGTCATACTCATTTTCTTTGTTGACTTCCCTCGGACTTGGATTATACTTAAATAATTGGCTATCACTGCTTTTTGCTTTCATTCCACCTTTTGTAGCATTCAGCTACAGGATTAGAATTGAAGAACGAACTTTGATCGAGCAGTTCGGAGAAGAATACCTGGAATACAGAAGAAAAACAAAGAAGCTGATTCCTTTTATGTATTAA
- a CDS encoding 2TM domain-containing protein, producing the protein MDYNQAQERVNQLKKFYKSLLWFGIVSAIIFFNDIFEQGKLDFSLFKGSIILTIWGIILTVKAVKLFILDSEWERKVIQKEMGKSKEPIQF; encoded by the coding sequence ATGGACTATAATCAAGCACAGGAAAGAGTAAATCAATTAAAAAAATTCTATAAAAGCCTTCTATGGTTTGGAATTGTTTCAGCAATTATTTTTTTTAACGATATTTTTGAACAAGGAAAACTGGATTTCTCTTTATTTAAAGGCTCTATTATTCTTACGATTTGGGGAATTATTTTGACCGTAAAAGCCGTAAAATTATTCATTCTCGATTCCGAATGGGAAAGAAAAGTTATACAGAAAGAAATGGGAAAATCAAAAGAGCCGATTCAATTTTAA
- a CDS encoding TonB-dependent receptor, producing MKTRGKKLLFLISFLSFSLSFAQVKISGKVAYRNKGIGEVNVTLKDTYDGATTDSNGNFSFETSEKGNKVLTFTHPKYIDVEKSITIDNQDVSVNAELKEQINEIDAVVVSAGSIEASDKKRATALLTPIDIYTTAGADGQISSALTYLPGVQKVGETEGLFIRGGTGTESKIFMDGSLINNYFSNSVPGIAGRDRFNTSLFKGNVFSSGGYSALYGQALSGALMLESVDLPDQSSYDFGISPIFLNAGFQKLNDNKNSSFGATVGYSNLKLMQEVFNFNTNFSDAPQGLNTDFNVRIKTKSGGFFKYYGMYDSNRMSVKVESLEPENDFSLVNLKGKNTYHNLSFKQKFGKYLLNAGTSYSYNKSDLDFSTQKNDIETGNTKLLNDGNYINFKAVLDRKINKISALRGGFELNSASEKLNFNDVANKHYKDLISAVFVETDLGFSNQLSAKIGVRAENSSYLKKSNIAPRFALAYRLAKDWTTSFAYGLFYQNPESKYINGPANLDFQKSQHYIFQLQRATEGRSLRLEAFYKKYDDLLKVKNLPYVDGQNQYVQTADNNSGYGYAKGLELFWRDKKTFENIDYWISYSFLDSKRDFMNYPLSLKPNFASEHTISAVAKRFVPKWKTGFNISYTYAKGRPYYDIATKDVNGDSVYYVRNEGQLKDYNALNFSVNYLPNLGKKDAKAFTVFVLSVSNILGTKNVYGYNFSMDGSRNSAVVPPVNTFVFVGAFISFGVDKTQDAINNNL from the coding sequence ATGAAAACACGGGGTAAAAAATTACTATTTCTAATTTCATTTCTTTCCTTCTCTTTGAGTTTTGCTCAGGTGAAAATCTCAGGAAAAGTGGCCTACAGAAATAAAGGAATAGGAGAGGTAAATGTCACGCTGAAAGATACTTATGATGGAGCAACAACAGACAGCAACGGAAATTTTTCTTTCGAAACTTCAGAAAAAGGAAATAAAGTTTTGACATTCACGCATCCGAAATATATCGATGTTGAAAAATCAATTACCATTGATAATCAGGATGTTTCGGTAAATGCTGAATTAAAAGAACAAATTAATGAAATCGATGCAGTGGTAGTTTCAGCGGGTTCCATTGAAGCAAGTGATAAAAAAAGAGCGACCGCACTTTTGACACCTATTGATATTTACACAACAGCTGGAGCCGATGGGCAAATTTCCTCGGCTTTGACGTATCTTCCGGGAGTTCAGAAAGTGGGTGAAACAGAAGGACTTTTCATCAGGGGAGGTACAGGAACCGAATCCAAAATTTTTATGGATGGGAGTTTGATTAATAATTATTTCTCCAATTCAGTTCCGGGAATTGCGGGAAGGGATCGTTTCAATACCTCACTTTTTAAAGGGAATGTTTTTTCAAGTGGCGGGTATTCTGCGCTTTACGGGCAGGCTCTTTCCGGGGCATTGATGCTGGAAAGTGTTGATCTTCCGGATCAGAGTTCTTACGACTTTGGCATTTCTCCGATATTTTTAAATGCAGGATTTCAAAAATTAAATGATAATAAAAATTCTTCTTTTGGAGCTACAGTTGGTTATTCCAATTTAAAATTGATGCAGGAAGTGTTTAATTTTAATACCAATTTTAGCGACGCTCCACAAGGCCTTAATACGGATTTTAATGTTAGAATTAAAACAAAATCGGGAGGATTTTTCAAATATTACGGTATGTACGACTCCAACAGAATGAGCGTGAAGGTTGAAAGCCTGGAACCGGAAAACGATTTTTCTTTGGTTAATTTGAAAGGAAAAAACACCTACCACAATTTATCTTTCAAACAAAAATTCGGAAAATATCTGTTGAATGCGGGAACTTCCTATTCTTACAACAAATCGGATCTTGATTTTTCAACACAGAAAAACGATATTGAAACCGGAAACACAAAACTTTTAAATGACGGAAATTATATCAATTTTAAAGCTGTTTTAGATCGAAAAATAAATAAAATCAGTGCTTTACGAGGCGGCTTTGAACTCAACAGCGCCAGTGAAAAACTGAATTTCAATGATGTGGCCAACAAGCATTATAAAGATTTGATTTCAGCCGTTTTTGTAGAAACAGATCTGGGTTTCAGCAACCAATTGTCTGCAAAAATCGGGGTAAGAGCGGAGAATTCATCTTATCTTAAAAAAAGCAATATTGCGCCCCGTTTTGCTCTGGCGTACCGTTTGGCTAAAGACTGGACAACCTCTTTTGCATACGGGCTTTTCTACCAGAATCCGGAAAGTAAATACATCAACGGCCCTGCAAATCTTGATTTTCAAAAATCGCAGCATTATATTTTCCAGTTGCAGCGCGCAACAGAAGGAAGAAGCTTGAGGTTGGAAGCGTTTTACAAAAAATATGATGATCTTTTGAAAGTTAAAAATCTTCCGTACGTCGACGGGCAGAATCAATACGTACAAACTGCCGATAACAACAGCGGATACGGCTATGCAAAGGGGCTGGAGCTATTCTGGAGAGATAAAAAAACATTCGAAAATATCGATTACTGGATCAGTTATTCGTTTCTGGATTCTAAAAGGGATTTTATGAATTATCCTTTAAGTTTAAAACCAAATTTCGCTTCAGAACATACTATTTCGGCAGTGGCGAAAAGATTTGTTCCAAAATGGAAAACGGGCTTCAATATTTCTTACACCTACGCAAAAGGACGTCCTTATTATGATATTGCTACCAAAGATGTCAATGGAGATTCTGTCTATTATGTAAGAAATGAAGGACAATTAAAAGATTACAACGCTTTGAATTTTAGTGTAAATTATCTTCCGAATCTGGGCAAAAAAGACGCAAAAGCATTTACGGTGTTTGTATTAAGTGTATCGAATATTTTAGGAACAAAAAATGTCTACGGATACAATTTTTCCATGGACGGATCTAGAAATTCGGCAGTCGTTCCTCCGGTAAATACCTTTGTTTTTGTAGGAGCTTTCATCAGCTTTGGGGTTGATAAAACGCAGGATGCCATTAATAATAATTTATAA
- a CDS encoding glycine-rich domain-containing protein: protein METKMLLQNDSLWSRLQEFSLDTPNVDFPFSKKLAKEEKWTLDFTKKAIEEYKKFVYLCCVLPNGASPSEIVDKVWHMHLIYTQNYWEEFCPNILQKKLHHHPSKGGFAEKEKHQNWFSDTLKSYREIFQQEAPEEIWKEKPKVKSWLKRMAVFSPLIILLLMYSCSDGEGFISVMFMVVVCASIFIFGIVESILGDNEVSDPHKKDKGNNDGGGCSGGGSGCSGGGGCGGGCGGCGGCGG, encoded by the coding sequence ATGGAAACAAAAATGTTATTACAAAACGATTCCCTCTGGAGCAGACTTCAGGAATTTTCGTTAGACACTCCCAATGTTGATTTTCCTTTCTCAAAAAAATTAGCCAAAGAAGAAAAATGGACTTTAGATTTTACTAAAAAAGCGATAGAAGAGTATAAAAAATTCGTTTACCTCTGCTGTGTTCTTCCCAACGGAGCTTCGCCAAGCGAAATAGTAGATAAAGTTTGGCATATGCATCTTATTTATACTCAGAATTATTGGGAAGAATTTTGCCCGAATATTTTACAGAAAAAACTTCATCATCACCCATCAAAAGGTGGTTTTGCAGAAAAAGAAAAGCATCAGAACTGGTTTTCGGACACTTTAAAAAGCTATCGGGAAATATTTCAGCAGGAAGCGCCGGAAGAAATCTGGAAAGAAAAGCCCAAAGTAAAGTCATGGTTAAAAAGAATGGCTGTCTTTTCTCCACTCATAATTTTGCTTTTGATGTATTCATGTTCAGATGGAGAAGGCTTTATCAGTGTGATGTTTATGGTAGTTGTCTGTGCAAGTATTTTTATTTTTGGAATCGTCGAATCGATACTCGGAGACAATGAAGTTTCAGATCCTCACAAAAAAGATAAGGGTAATAATGATGGCGGAGGCTGTAGCGGAGGCGGCTCTGGTTGCAGTGGAGGCGGTGGTTGTGGAGGTGGCTGCGGTGGATGTGGTGGTTGCGGAGGTTAA
- a CDS encoding LytR/AlgR family response regulator transcription factor produces the protein MIKTVIIEDEKPASRKLERMLSEFPEIEVVAKIESVEEGVEWFSNNEHPQLIFSDIVLGDGLSFDIFEKVPTKGFIIYTTAFDQYTLKAFKLNSIDYLLKPILDEDLSGAIEKFKSFLPSDNSVNSKEIKELIKKDKTTLSRILVKIGYNLKIVQTQEVSCFYSENKIVYLQTQDRAYPSDFTLDELEDVLDEKKFFRVNRQFIVNSDYIKNIHTSPNYKVELEFQPQEEITVSRDRVKDFKDWLVN, from the coding sequence ATGATCAAAACAGTCATTATCGAAGACGAAAAACCTGCTTCAAGGAAATTGGAAAGAATGCTGAGCGAATTTCCTGAAATAGAAGTGGTTGCAAAGATAGAATCTGTAGAAGAAGGGGTGGAATGGTTTTCCAATAACGAGCATCCCCAACTGATTTTTTCAGACATTGTTTTAGGAGACGGTCTGTCGTTCGATATTTTTGAGAAAGTTCCTACCAAAGGTTTTATTATTTACACGACAGCTTTTGATCAATACACTTTAAAAGCGTTTAAACTAAACAGTATCGACTATCTTTTAAAGCCTATTTTAGATGAAGATCTGAGTGGTGCGATTGAAAAATTCAAATCATTCCTTCCTTCAGATAACTCTGTCAATTCTAAGGAAATCAAAGAATTAATAAAAAAAGATAAGACGACGCTTTCCCGGATTTTAGTGAAGATCGGATACAATTTGAAGATTGTTCAGACCCAGGAAGTAAGTTGTTTTTACAGTGAAAACAAAATTGTTTACCTGCAGACTCAGGATCGGGCTTATCCTTCAGACTTTACGCTGGATGAACTGGAAGATGTTCTGGATGAAAAGAAATTTTTCCGGGTAAACCGACAGTTTATTGTCAATTCAGATTACATCAAAAACATTCATACTTCGCCCAATTATAAGGTAGAACTGGAATTTCAGCCACAGGAAGAAATTACCGTGAGCCGCGATCGTGTGAAAGATTTTAAAGATTGGCTAGTGAATTAG
- a CDS encoding 2TM domain-containing protein: MNAKKGFRIHFLVFLLTTPLIWLVWYLTDRTYIWPLWSTLAWVVGILFHFLGVYFFKNFKNK, translated from the coding sequence ATGAATGCAAAAAAAGGTTTTAGAATACACTTTTTAGTTTTTTTACTTACCACACCGCTTATCTGGTTGGTATGGTATCTAACCGACAGAACTTATATATGGCCACTTTGGTCTACGCTAGCATGGGTGGTCGGAATTCTTTTCCACTTCCTTGGAGTCTATTTTTTTAAAAATTTTAAAAATAAATAA
- a CDS encoding helix-turn-helix domain-containing protein, with amino-acid sequence MAKKEIKKYTLAEMKDRYVGKEGSGERHTYEYELRMDVLGHLIKAARKERKLTQVELGNLVGVQKAQISKIENNINNVTIATILKIFEALNADVSFNVKLDDKKLELQAG; translated from the coding sequence ATGGCAAAGAAAGAGATTAAAAAATATACCCTTGCAGAGATGAAAGATCGCTACGTCGGTAAAGAAGGCAGTGGGGAAAGACATACTTATGAATATGAATTAAGAATGGATGTTTTGGGACATTTGATAAAGGCCGCACGCAAAGAAAGAAAGTTGACCCAGGTAGAACTCGGAAACTTAGTGGGAGTACAAAAGGCTCAGATTTCTAAAATTGAGAATAATATAAATAATGTTACCATTGCGACCATTTTAAAAATCTTTGAAGCTCTTAATGCAGATGTGAGCTTCAATGTTAAGCTTGATGATAAAAAACTGGAATTGCAAGCTGGGTAA